From Polyodon spathula isolate WHYD16114869_AA chromosome 24, ASM1765450v1, whole genome shotgun sequence, one genomic window encodes:
- the LOC121298915 gene encoding SKI family transcriptional corepressor 1 homolog-B-like isoform X1, whose amino-acid sequence MEAISGQLSEGRDSSSSPSSKAELQPFSGSSSLKPNQVSETMLYGVPIVCLVIDGQERLCLAQISNTLLKNYSYNEIHNRRVALGITCVQCTPVQLEILRRAGAMPISSRRCGMITKREAERLCKSFLGAHNPPKLPENFAFDVSHECAWGSRGNFIPARYNSSRAKCIKCSYCNMYFSPNKFIFHSHRTPEAKYTQPDAANFNSWRRHLKLSDKNSSDDLAHAWEDVKAMFNGGSRKRILPSSGSGGSSSLKPQGSNSITRGSPEVPHKTMRCEEERGSLSIGNGVRNYPVIPVPSKGFGMLQKIPPPLFPHPYGFPAFGLCQKKDDNIGIGEQNKTNLPGVFWPGAKDTLYPSFPMFWPAGGNFPVAPYPQTQPKPTVELLSARQSDIDAAEQSDRSTNTPKDSLPDSERCSSTHSTRNEEDRSGDEARSTEGVSLTPRKISYISAFRPVIKDAESIAKLYGNREAYNGARSGYHSPDFISESSSYRSVSPGVDSGDEPDVDVESNTRFPEDDESPPLSVEDRQSPALPLLSKEGVEKSHEPLLEKATLQQESPRVPFSEPISSDEERHSEAIPETDNSTATYEVYTHEREEHLQIPKNPSTFATGPNYINELSKEDANSTEEDQEIRKSYQDQGNVSHESPAGVDRGDNGGRSDMGRGQLIEKDIENMAKDTLCNELDQERKARYAIQQKLKEAHDALHHFSCKMLTPRHCTGNCSFKPPLLPQ is encoded by the exons ATGGAGGCGATTTCCGGTCAGTTGTCAGAGGGAAGAGACTCCAGCTCTTCTCCCAGCTCAAAAGCGGAGCTCCAACCATTCTCCGGATCGTCGTCTCTCAAGCCCAACCAAGTCAGCGAGACCATGCTGTACGGCGTTCCCATCGTTTGCTTGGTGATTGATGGCCAGGAAAGGCTCTGCCTGGCCCAGATTTCCAATACCTTACTAAAGAACTACAGCTACAATGAGATCCACAACCGGAGGGTGGCCCTGGGTATCACCTGTGTTCAGTGCACCCCAGTCCAGCTGGAGATACTGAGGCGCGCAGGAGCCATGCCCATTTCGTCCAGGCGCTGCGGTATGATCACTAAACGGGAAGCCGAAAGGCTCTGCAAATCTTTTCTCGGAGCGCACAATCCGCCCAAACTTCCCGAAAATTTCGCTTTCGATGTGTCTCACGAGTGCGCTTGGGGCAGTCGAGGAAACTTTATCCCGGCGAGGTACAACAGCTCTAGGGCCAAGTGCATCAAGTGCAGctattgtaatatgtatttttctcCCAATAAGTTCATCTTCCATTCCCACCGCACCCCCGAGGCAAAGTACACCCAGCCGGACGCTGCAAATTTTAACTCTTGGAGGCGCCACCTGAAACTATCGGACAAAAACTCTTCCGATGACCTGGCCCACGCTTGGGAGGATGTGAAGGCCATGTTCAACGGGGGCAGCCGCAAGAGGATCCTGCCTTCAAGTGGGTCAGGCGGGTCCTCCTCCCTGAAACCACAGGGCTCCAACAGTATCACCAGGGGTTCCCCAGAGGTCCCTCACAAAACCATGCGGTGCGAGGAGGAGAGAGGCAGTCTGAGCATAGGCAACGGAGTGCGAAACTACCCGGTCATACCTGTCCCCAGCAAAGGCTTTGGAATGCTGCAGAAGATTCCGCCTCCACTGTTCCCACATCCATATGGTTTCCCAGCTTTCGGATTATGTCAAAAGAAAGACGACAATATAGGGATTGGTGAGCAAAATAAGACCAACCTGCCCGGTGTGTTTTGGCCAGGCGCTAAAGACACTCTCTACCCATCTTTCCCCATGTTCTGGCCTGCAGGGGGGAACTTTCCCGTGGCCCCTTACCCGCAGACCCAACCGAAACCCACGGTTGAACTCTTGAGCGCCCGGCAAAGCGACATTGACGCGGCTGAGCAGAGCGACAGGAGCACCAACACCCCAAAAGACAGTTTGCCGGACAGCGAGAGGTGCTCCAGCACTCATTCCACCAGGAACGAAGAGGACAGGTCAGGGGATGAGGCCAGGTCTACCGAGGGGGTGTCCCTCACCCCCAGAAAGATAAGCTACATCTCTGCTTTCAGACCTGTGATCAAAGACGCAGAGAGCATAGCCAAACTTTATGGCAACCGAGAGGCGTACAACGGAGCCCGCTCCGGGTACCACTCACCAGACTTTATAAGCGAGAGTTCGAGTTACAGGTCGGTGTCTCCGGGTGTTGACAGTGGGGACGAACCTGATGTGGACGTGGAGTCAAATACTAGGTTTCCTGAAGACGACGAGTCTCCCCCGCTGTCTGTCGAGGACAGGCAAAGCCCAGCACTGCCGCTTCTTTCAAAAGAAGGCGTCGAGAAGAGCCACGAACCGCTGCTCGAAAAGGCTACCCTGCAACAGGAAAGCCCAAGAGTGCCCTTCAGTGAACCCATATCCTCAGACGAGGAGCGGCACAGCGAGGCCATTCCAGAGACCGACAATAGCACAGCAACTTATGAA GTGTATACACATGAAAGAGAAGAGCACTTGCAGATTCCAAAGAATCCGTCTACATTTGCAACCGGACCCAACTATATAAATG AACTAAGTAAGGAAGACGCTAATTCGACAGAAGAGGATCAGGAGATACGAAAATCTTATCAGGATCAAGGAAACGTCTCCCACGAAAGTCCCGCGGGTGTGGATAGAG GCGATAACGGGGGTCGAAGCGACATGGGGAGAGGCCAATTGATTGAGAAAGATATTGAAAACATGGCTAAAG ATACTTTGTGTAACGAGCTGGATCAAGAGAGGAAGGCGCGGTATGCTATTCAACAAAAACTAAAAG AAGCACACGACGCCCTTCACCATTTCTCCTGTAAGATGCTGACTCCTCGCCACTGCACCGGGAACTGCTCCTTCAAACCGCCCCTTCTACCGCAGTGA
- the LOC121298915 gene encoding SKI family transcriptional corepressor 1 homolog-B-like isoform X2: MEAISGQLSEGRDSSSSPSSKAELQPFSGSSSLKPNQVSETMLYGVPIVCLVIDGQERLCLAQISNTLLKNYSYNEIHNRRVALGITCVQCTPVQLEILRRAGAMPISSRRCGMITKREAERLCKSFLGAHNPPKLPENFAFDVSHECAWGSRGNFIPARYNSSRAKCIKCSYCNMYFSPNKFIFHSHRTPEAKYTQPDAANFNSWRRHLKLSDKNSSDDLAHAWEDVKAMFNGGSRKRILPSSGSGGSSSLKPQGSNSITRGSPEVPHKTMRCEEERGSLSIGNGVRNYPVIPVPSKGFGMLQKIPPPLFPHPYGFPAFGLCQKKDDNIGIGEQNKTNLPGVFWPGAKDTLYPSFPMFWPAGGNFPVAPYPQTQPKPTVELLSARQSDIDAAEQSDRSTNTPKDSLPDSERCSSTHSTRNEEDRSGDEARSTEGVSLTPRKISYISAFRPVIKDAESIAKLYGNREAYNGARSGYHSPDFISESSSYRSVSPGVDSGDEPDVDVESNTRFPEDDESPPLSVEDRQSPALPLLSKEGVEKSHEPLLEKATLQQESPRVPFSEPISSDEERHSEAIPETDNSTATYEVYTHEREEHLQIPKNPSTFATGPNYINELSKEDANSTEEDQEIRKSYQDQGNVSHESPAGVDRGDNGGRSDMGRGQLIEKDIENMAKDTLCNELDQERKARYAIQQKLKAHDALHHFSCKMLTPRHCTGNCSFKPPLLPQ; the protein is encoded by the exons ATGGAGGCGATTTCCGGTCAGTTGTCAGAGGGAAGAGACTCCAGCTCTTCTCCCAGCTCAAAAGCGGAGCTCCAACCATTCTCCGGATCGTCGTCTCTCAAGCCCAACCAAGTCAGCGAGACCATGCTGTACGGCGTTCCCATCGTTTGCTTGGTGATTGATGGCCAGGAAAGGCTCTGCCTGGCCCAGATTTCCAATACCTTACTAAAGAACTACAGCTACAATGAGATCCACAACCGGAGGGTGGCCCTGGGTATCACCTGTGTTCAGTGCACCCCAGTCCAGCTGGAGATACTGAGGCGCGCAGGAGCCATGCCCATTTCGTCCAGGCGCTGCGGTATGATCACTAAACGGGAAGCCGAAAGGCTCTGCAAATCTTTTCTCGGAGCGCACAATCCGCCCAAACTTCCCGAAAATTTCGCTTTCGATGTGTCTCACGAGTGCGCTTGGGGCAGTCGAGGAAACTTTATCCCGGCGAGGTACAACAGCTCTAGGGCCAAGTGCATCAAGTGCAGctattgtaatatgtatttttctcCCAATAAGTTCATCTTCCATTCCCACCGCACCCCCGAGGCAAAGTACACCCAGCCGGACGCTGCAAATTTTAACTCTTGGAGGCGCCACCTGAAACTATCGGACAAAAACTCTTCCGATGACCTGGCCCACGCTTGGGAGGATGTGAAGGCCATGTTCAACGGGGGCAGCCGCAAGAGGATCCTGCCTTCAAGTGGGTCAGGCGGGTCCTCCTCCCTGAAACCACAGGGCTCCAACAGTATCACCAGGGGTTCCCCAGAGGTCCCTCACAAAACCATGCGGTGCGAGGAGGAGAGAGGCAGTCTGAGCATAGGCAACGGAGTGCGAAACTACCCGGTCATACCTGTCCCCAGCAAAGGCTTTGGAATGCTGCAGAAGATTCCGCCTCCACTGTTCCCACATCCATATGGTTTCCCAGCTTTCGGATTATGTCAAAAGAAAGACGACAATATAGGGATTGGTGAGCAAAATAAGACCAACCTGCCCGGTGTGTTTTGGCCAGGCGCTAAAGACACTCTCTACCCATCTTTCCCCATGTTCTGGCCTGCAGGGGGGAACTTTCCCGTGGCCCCTTACCCGCAGACCCAACCGAAACCCACGGTTGAACTCTTGAGCGCCCGGCAAAGCGACATTGACGCGGCTGAGCAGAGCGACAGGAGCACCAACACCCCAAAAGACAGTTTGCCGGACAGCGAGAGGTGCTCCAGCACTCATTCCACCAGGAACGAAGAGGACAGGTCAGGGGATGAGGCCAGGTCTACCGAGGGGGTGTCCCTCACCCCCAGAAAGATAAGCTACATCTCTGCTTTCAGACCTGTGATCAAAGACGCAGAGAGCATAGCCAAACTTTATGGCAACCGAGAGGCGTACAACGGAGCCCGCTCCGGGTACCACTCACCAGACTTTATAAGCGAGAGTTCGAGTTACAGGTCGGTGTCTCCGGGTGTTGACAGTGGGGACGAACCTGATGTGGACGTGGAGTCAAATACTAGGTTTCCTGAAGACGACGAGTCTCCCCCGCTGTCTGTCGAGGACAGGCAAAGCCCAGCACTGCCGCTTCTTTCAAAAGAAGGCGTCGAGAAGAGCCACGAACCGCTGCTCGAAAAGGCTACCCTGCAACAGGAAAGCCCAAGAGTGCCCTTCAGTGAACCCATATCCTCAGACGAGGAGCGGCACAGCGAGGCCATTCCAGAGACCGACAATAGCACAGCAACTTATGAA GTGTATACACATGAAAGAGAAGAGCACTTGCAGATTCCAAAGAATCCGTCTACATTTGCAACCGGACCCAACTATATAAATG AACTAAGTAAGGAAGACGCTAATTCGACAGAAGAGGATCAGGAGATACGAAAATCTTATCAGGATCAAGGAAACGTCTCCCACGAAAGTCCCGCGGGTGTGGATAGAG GCGATAACGGGGGTCGAAGCGACATGGGGAGAGGCCAATTGATTGAGAAAGATATTGAAAACATGGCTAAAG ATACTTTGTGTAACGAGCTGGATCAAGAGAGGAAGGCGCGGTATGCTATTCAACAAAAACTAAAAG CACACGACGCCCTTCACCATTTCTCCTGTAAGATGCTGACTCCTCGCCACTGCACCGGGAACTGCTCCTTCAAACCGCCCCTTCTACCGCAGTGA